One genomic segment of Oreochromis niloticus isolate F11D_XX unplaced genomic scaffold, O_niloticus_UMD_NMBU tig00007896_pilon, whole genome shotgun sequence includes these proteins:
- the LOC109200847 gene encoding vascular cell adhesion protein 1-like, with amino-acid sequence MFMHFILLVSYSLTFLCTHQVSSFDPSCTEFPVFTPSALVVKYGDPANVTCDVCQKDCRGDSFGLETPVGEVRQNGTTMIWTVDRLTEWDTYLICYYNTDDGDQCTSTVDITIYQPPESVSISFVNHTGMMFENQQYTLQCSVQNVAPVQSLTVTFYRGNTALGHLQANSEHKKPVNETFTLNITPSREHDGAQYWCETKLELGPPTSQRPPVVTSEKLPAIVHYGPELKEPPNPDVITITEGDTLHLNCSSVANPSPSYTWTLPTNSPSYSGSVLTIKSVGFEHEGQYICTVSNTVGTVTKEFNIDVQVLQSTPSHI; translated from the exons ATGTTTATGCATTTTATTCTTCTGGTTTCCTACTCACTTACTTTTCTGTGCACCCACCAAGTGTCCAGCTTTG ATCCTAGCTGCACAGAGTTTCCTGTGTTCACTCCATCTGCACTGGTAGTGAAGTACGGTGACCCAGCCAATGTTACATGTGATGTATGTCAGAAGGACTGCAGGGGAGATTCTTTTGGTTTGGAGACACCTGTAGGAGAAGTTAGACAAAATGGAACCACGATGATCTGGACGGttgacagactgactgaatgGGACACATATCTCATCTGTTATTATAACACTGATGATGGTGATCAGTGTACTAGCACTGTGGATATAACCATCTACC AGCCTCCAGAAAGTGTCTCCATCAGCTTTGTAAACCACACTGGGATGATGTTTGAGAATCAGCAGTACACCCTGCAGTGTAGCGTACAGAACGTAGCTCCTGTTCAGAGCCTCACTGTGACCttctacagaggaaacacagcactggGTCACCTACAGGCCAACAGTGAACATAAGAAACCAGTGAATGAGACCTTTACTCTGAACATCACTCCCAGTAGAGAACATGATGGAGCCCAGTACTGGTGTGAAACCAAGCTGGAGCTGGGACCACCTACATCACAGCGCCCTCCAGTGGTGACATCAGAAAAACTCCCTGCTATAGTTCACT ATGGGCCTGAGCTAAAGGAGCCACCAAATCCAGATGTGATCACAATCACAGAAGGAGACACTCTACACCTGAACTGCTCCTCTGTGGCAAACCCCAGCCCCTCATACACCTGGACACTTCCAACAAATAGTCCTTCCTACAGTGGCAGCGTTCTCACTATTAAATCTGTCGGCTTTGAGCATGAAGGACAGTATATCtgcactgtgagcaacacagtAGGGACTGTCACCAAGGAGTTTAACATTGATGTACAAG TTCTACAGTCAACTCCATCCCATATATAA
- the LOC109200849 gene encoding vascular cell adhesion protein 1-like — MMFENQQYTLQCSVQNVAPVQSLTVTFYRGNTALGHLQSNSEQKKPVNETFTLNITPSREHDGAQYWCETKLELGPDGPQRPPVVTSEKLPAIVHYGPELKEPPNPDVITITEGDTLHLNCSSVGNPSPSYTWTLPTNSPSYSGSVLTIKSVGFEHEGQYICTVSNTVGTVTKEFNIDVQVNSIPYIIAGMILGALVLVGLSVGCYCKHN, encoded by the exons ATGATGTTTGAGAATCAGCAGTACACCCTGCAGTGTAGCGTACAGAACGTAGCTCCTGTTCAGAGCCTCACTGTGACCttctacagaggaaacacagcactggGTCACCTACAGTCCAACAGTGAACAGAAGAAACCAGTGAATGAGACCTTTACTCTGAACATCACTCCCAGTAGAGAACATGATGGAGCCCAGTACTGGTGCGAAACCAAGCTGGAGCTGGGACCAGATGGACCACAGCGTCCCCCAGTGGTGACATCAGAAAAACTCCCTGCTATAGTTCACT ATGGGCCTGAGCTAAAGGAGCCACCAAATCCAGATGTGATCACAATCACAGAAGGAGACACTCTACACCTGAACTGCTCCTCTGTGGGAAACCCCAGCCCCTCATACACCTGGACACTTCCAACAAATAGTCCTTCCTACAGTGGCAGCGTTCTCACTATTAAATCTGTCGGCTTTGAGCATGAAGGACAGTATATCtgcactgtgagcaacacagtAGGGACTGTCACCAAGGAGTTTAACATTGATGTACAAG TCAACTCCATCCCATATATAATAGCTGGGATGATACTGGGAGCTCTGGTCCTTGTCGGACTGTCAGTGGGATGCTACTGCAAACACAACTGA